A window of the Streptomyces sp. NBC_00250 genome harbors these coding sequences:
- a CDS encoding STAS domain-containing protein, with the protein MPRDATGTGDAGLVGPRLTAAVRWSGATAVVTVAGELDRDTQEPLRTALTEALERRPERIVVDCERLTFCDSTGLNLLLTTRLDAREAGSALELAALRPPVDRVFDITGVVAVFTVYDELPGDLIEGKRS; encoded by the coding sequence ATGCCAAGGGATGCGACGGGGACGGGCGATGCCGGGCTTGTCGGCCCCCGCCTGACGGCCGCCGTCCGGTGGAGCGGCGCCACGGCCGTCGTCACGGTGGCGGGGGAGCTCGACCGCGACACCCAGGAGCCGCTGCGCACGGCGCTGACCGAGGCCCTGGAACGGCGCCCCGAGCGGATCGTCGTGGACTGCGAACGGCTGACCTTCTGCGACTCGACCGGGCTCAACCTGCTGTTGACCACGCGACTGGACGCGCGGGAAGCGGGCAGCGCGCTGGAGCTCGCCGCGCTGCGCCCGCCCGTCGACCGGGTGTTCGACATCACCGGAGTCGTGGCGGTGTTCACGGTGTACGACGAGCTGCCCGGGGACCTGATCGAGGGGAAGCGCTCGTGA
- a CDS encoding SigB/SigF/SigG family RNA polymerase sigma factor, translating into MSNNRTTVRSGRSVRHDPVEVPPGLPEFADIAELAELADPLAVSTADARTLSAILFTRLRSLDEGTSSYSHLRNTLVELNLSLVKYAATRFRRSDESWEDVIQVGTVGLIKAINRFDPDRGNEFMSFALPTVLGEIRRHLRDTSWSVHVPRRLQELRLDLAKAGDALEQDLGRPPTAPELSAHLHITEAELREGRIAANGFTSRSLDVPVDDEDGGPGTLARRLGTVDDSFEKIENLEALKPLVAALSARDRTILALRFGDELTQAEIGERLGLSQMHVSRLLSRILGGLRTGLMADDPPKTPAVAI; encoded by the coding sequence GTCGAGGTGCCGCCCGGGCTCCCGGAGTTCGCGGACATCGCGGAGCTCGCGGAGCTCGCGGATCCCCTGGCGGTGAGCACCGCGGACGCCCGCACGCTCTCGGCGATCCTGTTCACCCGGCTGCGGTCCCTCGACGAGGGCACGTCCTCGTACTCGCACCTACGCAACACCCTGGTCGAACTGAACCTCAGCCTCGTCAAGTACGCGGCGACCCGGTTCCGTCGTTCCGACGAATCCTGGGAGGACGTCATCCAGGTCGGCACGGTCGGCCTGATCAAGGCGATCAACCGCTTCGACCCCGACCGGGGCAACGAGTTCATGTCCTTCGCCCTGCCGACCGTGCTCGGCGAGATACGGCGGCATCTGAGGGACACCAGCTGGAGCGTCCACGTACCGCGCCGTCTGCAGGAGCTGCGCCTGGACCTGGCGAAGGCCGGCGACGCCCTCGAACAGGACCTGGGCCGCCCGCCGACGGCCCCGGAGCTCAGTGCCCACCTCCACATCACCGAGGCGGAACTGCGCGAGGGGCGGATCGCCGCGAACGGGTTCACCAGCCGTTCGCTCGACGTTCCCGTGGACGACGAGGACGGCGGGCCGGGGACGCTCGCGCGCCGCCTCGGCACCGTCGACGACTCCTTCGAGAAGATCGAGAACCTGGAAGCGCTCAAGCCGCTCGTCGCCGCCCTCTCCGCGCGCGACCGGACGATCCTGGCGCTGCGCTTCGGTGACGAGCTGACCCAGGCGGAGATAGGCGAGCGGCTCGGCCTCTCGCAGATGCACGTGTCCCGTCTTCTCAGCCGCATCCTGGGCGGTCTGCGTACGGGCCTGATGGCGGATGACCCACCGAAGACACCCGCGGTCGCGATATGA
- a CDS encoding ATP-binding protein: MSEPVRSRGQIRRLVLRSPESVVARCRDFCRVALTDWDWPGPPEATGLTAEERDLAIEDVLLVVSEAVTNACLHAGGPTELVIRLAPARPRGTGVPADAAPGAATDAAPGPTGDLRIEVSDRSSRIPGFRPRGAPGQPGGNGLIVIDRLTRAWGSVPADEGKSFWMEVATPVPAATRRTAAPRASDRGASGPRRGDPPPPGSLGGPPGR, translated from the coding sequence ATGAGTGAACCGGTCCGGTCCAGGGGCCAGATCAGACGGCTCGTCCTGCGGAGCCCGGAGTCCGTGGTCGCACGGTGCCGTGACTTCTGCCGCGTGGCGCTCACCGACTGGGACTGGCCCGGCCCTCCGGAGGCCACGGGGCTCACGGCGGAGGAGCGGGACCTCGCGATCGAGGACGTACTCCTGGTGGTGTCGGAAGCGGTGACCAACGCCTGCCTCCACGCCGGCGGGCCGACGGAGCTGGTGATCCGACTCGCTCCCGCCCGACCGCGGGGCACCGGAGTGCCGGCCGATGCGGCACCCGGCGCCGCGACCGACGCGGCGCCCGGTCCCACGGGGGACCTGCGGATCGAGGTGAGCGACCGGAGCAGCCGGATTCCCGGTTTCCGGCCCCGGGGCGCGCCGGGGCAGCCGGGCGGCAACGGCCTGATCGTGATCGACCGCCTCACGCGCGCGTGGGGATCCGTGCCCGCGGACGAAGGCAAGTCCTTCTGGATGGAGGTGGCGACACCGGTCCCGGCGGCGACTCGACGGACCGCTGCCCCGAGGGCGTCGGACCGCGGCGCGTCAGGGCCCCGGCGGGGCGACCCGCCGCCTCCTGGATCCCTCGGCGGACCCCCCGGCCGGTGA